DNA sequence from the Manduca sexta isolate Smith_Timp_Sample1 chromosome 25, JHU_Msex_v1.0, whole genome shotgun sequence genome:
tattatgttaatgcaTGTCTTGGCGGTCTTGGTAACAAAAATTCAAACGTCTTCACAAAGTTTCCCGTTAGTGGGGTTTTACGCAAGATTActcattgataattattaatctgAATTAGTAATAGTTGTTTATTATGCGAAAATGTATCTTAATGACTTAAAACATAACGCAGATTAAGATAACGTTCGATACGAATGATTTAcaaacacacacgcacacagacacacacatcATGCACTTATCTCCGAAGGGTTACCGCAGAGGCCCaaccagtgcacccacttttcgccaagtgtgttccgagcctatcgccatatcgggcacaatttgcagactccgggctgatactgagcagaaaaccccaaatatcaatttgtctggcccgggattcaaacctagctcctcagagcgctgccagtccccgcatgcagtacaattacTACACCACAGAGGAATTTATCTATTACATACTGATCCGATTATAAAGGAAACCCACAGTTTCTATCAAAAACAGTCTGATAAGAATGATATGCGCAAATCTACGTACTGTAAATGATCTTATtcgatattaaaacaaaaatattattcggaaaaattgttttataataaatgtctaaaattagagtaaacgtaagaaatcattatttgatATTCTTTTGATAATTGGTGTTCGTGACAATGAATAATTGAAGAAAAAGATGTGTTAATTAAGggctatgaaaatataaataaataagtttccaCAGCATTATATGGAAGACACGTGTTTTCGGGTTTCTATCTAACTCTACTCTactttccatcaggtgcagcagtcttgtaaataggccgtacaGGCTGCGGCCTATGGgtggcagcctcttaggggcggcagattttaGAGAACGCTTACTCGATttgtaattaatcattcgttaatttaagtttactgtcttccataatacaaacaaatagaaaattattaagtattttagaaacctatatACATCGCGAATATTTCCTGGTCCTCTCCCCTCTTTCCATCCTAGGAAGTCTCCTTATGCTTCTCTCACACTTCCTTCCCCGCTATCCCCTCCCAAATTTCTTCCaaggccctgcagtcgctaagccgggggattccagtctCTCATTCTGAGGTTTCCCCCGGGGTTGACTGCGGGTccgataccaaaaaaaaaaaacgctataTTAGTAGAAAGGAGAAGCCGCCACCAAGTAGCCTAGGGTCTGTTACGCAGCATGCGTCAGAAGGCAGAAGATCGTCGTGGCATACCTGGTGACAAAAGAAAAAACGAGTTAGAGGCTAAAAAGCACATAGTCGGAGCTGGAATTAATTTTGTGGGAATCAGGACAAGGAGGGGTTATGGGATGAAGTTATCAAAAAACTTAAGCTGTAGCCGTATTGCATCGACTATCAGGCAGACCTGCTGGTTTCTAAGTACGCAGTAGATGAGGCCCTGAGCGCCAAAGCACCCCGTTGCAACATTTTTCGCGACTCCAGGTGGGCCCTTAAAATAGACACCACAGGTGATTGTCTCTATCCCCTATTGTTTCACATATTAAACAAAAAGTTAGCAAATACCGAGGAACGCaacaaaatcattaatttattttgggtTAAATGTACGTAGGGATTGAGAGAAACGAGAGGGTCGATCAACTTGCGAAGAATGTTGCCAGATAGTTAAAGACTAAGCCGCATTACGATTGTTTCCCGATATACTTATGGGATAGGCATGATACAGAATACGAAATAGACATAGAAATAAATCAAGACAGCatacacaaaattatagaagacaaggcaaaagtatataaaataaaatagcagttaaggtaataaatatgaatatatgtaaatacttactaatcatattataatttaagatcATCAATATGTAATATGAAATAGTATGAGAAAATTATGTGTATGTAAGAAATTAGAATAATCTAGCTGCAAAAATAGTGTGAAAGTTggtataaatagtataaaataagatatgtaagaagtagataaAGTAACCACGACATATAGTTagataagtaagtaagtaaaaacataataaataaaaaatataaacataaaaatttctgGTGCCGCCAGGGGGAACGAGAAAGAAAAAACACTATATTCCCCACGAGGCAattcaattacaattaaattggtCTACACATCAAATGCATGTTCAGGCACGGAAGGACATTTGTCGTTGACCTACTTACAGAGTTACCTTGTGGTTGCCAAACTCATTGAAGCCTAAAAGATCTATTTACTGCAGGGTGCTGAATGATTGGGTATCCCGTATACTGGATGCTGCAGCATCAGCTCAACTTTGCTATATCTTAGAAATACCACCGAAGTCACCACagtacatacaatttaaaatgaattacacCTGAAGTGGAATTTTCTAAACTAGCTGATGACCTTCAAACTCTTGAACAGATCTTCATTGATTATAGCTTAGAATCATTTAGACTACTCcagatttcaaacaaaaaaaaaatcgcaccCAAAATCGGTTCCTTCGTTTGGAAGCTACGAAGAATCAGACAGACATTAAGTATATACACTTAAACTTATAACTGTAGCCACGGTTGATACTTTAATCACATAATCCATGTATTCTGACGTACCATGAGCTATCAATCAATAATGACTAAATTGTGATTGTGGATTCGTGTATCGGATACCTCGCAGAATAAACCATTATAATgttttgattattaattaaacactataaatttataatttcattgaaattaaattaaatgccaTAATTTATGTCGAaaccaaaaatgttttaagtatgcatattttataaattttgaacattttaattatttaattatttctctcTTTAACATAATAACCAAGCTACTCGTCGTAAGTGAAACGACAACCCGTAATTAAAACCGACAGCACTCgaagtttgaattacaaaaccCTACTTGGCATTGTACTGGGCTTGTCATCCTGAAGTGTTAGTTATTTAACCACTGAATGCCTAGGAATTACACTAGctataatgtttttcaaactGAAGCACAAGGATGCTTGCAAAATGTTTACCGAAAGAAATGGAATAGGTCAATGCATAGGAATAATACTGTTTTTCTTTAAGTGTGTCCGTAAACTTACTTCTCACGGtttttatgttgtaatattGTTGCATTAATGTTTCGTGTCAGTCCGAGGATCCCACGCGGATAATCGGAGTCAATGGCCTTTTGTGCAAATCGGTGTATCCATCAAAACCCCGCGGTAGCAAGAGAGAGATCTCTTCCGACTACGGAGCAGGGAGTGCTGCGTTCTTTATCTCAGGCTGAAAATTTTTCTAGGGTGTGATGAGCTATATCATCCCGACAATTGCGACAATGATGGCACAGTCGTCTTATTTCCAATTCGACGCAGGTACGAACCAAATTAAGCCTAATCTGATAATACCTGCTTCAGGCGGAACATAGGCACGCTACGGCATCCGTCCATCTATTGGGTGAGTGGAAGTAACACGGCCTTGACGATTCGCACTCCCTCACTTGGGCTCTCCGGCCTGGCTATCAACTCCTCCGCGACCAACCTGCGGAGCGAGACCAAATAGGGTTCTATTTTTTTGGAACGGGGCTCTCCCGCTGTGAAAATGTCGCTCCTCTCGGTAAAAACGAAAATCTAAGCCTCTAAATCCCAGAACAAAGTGTCAGCTAGAACACGAGCTACCTCTTGGGAAATCGTGCGGTAATCTCTGTTCATCCGTTGTGCTACTACACAGTACTGATTTCGCAAAAGAGAAAAGCATTGAAACTGCGTACATATTGGACAATCGTCTGGTCATACGATATTTGTCTCTTGCTAAAGCAAAACAATTGATACTACAATTGGAAACATTTCTGTGCGACCCTGTAATTGTACAGAACACTAACGAAATTGGAAATGTAAAGAATTGTTTAAGCAACATCGATTTTAAAACGGAAGTATAGTGTTATATCAAATCCCTACGGTCTTATCTGTCTTATCACCTATAATAAATCAAGCGCCATTCTCTACTATATATAGTCTTTTACTGTTGAGAAATTTCATAAGCTGGTTTTGGATCAATCAATCATGAGGACGTTGATCGCACTGCTAGCCCTTGGGTCTGTCGCCGTAGCTGGTAAGTTACTTTCACGATACATACTAATAATTTGACTTTTAGAAACTAAGCTGAGACATAATTTATACGCCTGGTATAGTAAAGAACAGGAAAATAAACGTGTGTTGTGTAAACGATCTTATCGTGAAAATTTGCCCGTCTACCGCAGCAGTTTCGTCTCCGCGATGTTGATCTATTTAACCGACCATCATATTTAATCGTCACGATAAAGTGGTCCACCTAGCTTAAGTTCGCTCTAGGTCGTTCTAGGcgatttttaaaaacatctgcagctaataaaatagtttatggaACTAATGATTCTAATGGTTTAGTAGgcattattagtaatattttaaatgacacCCAACGCGAGTGAAAactctaaaaagtaaaaaaaaattgtaattgtttcTACTTCACCTTGtcctttacttataataaatttgatataataaatttcgtcatattaaattttaaaggccgaaatatccatgcatattaattatttttacgtttttctttcaactgcgagaactaatcactaactagacgtgaattgaaattctttacttgccaatacttgtttagttacccagattaaaggtgaaacaaaatgtatgaaaaatggaccttaagctataaccttaaaatgAATAGTCTGTTTATAGTGTTATAGTGATTTTTGAAGTTAATTGCTATTTTGTTTGTTCCAGCCGTCCCCGCAGCTTCAAACAATGCCAGGATTATTGGTGGTACTGTGACCACCATCAATCAGTACCCTGTTATGGCTTCTCTTCTGCTGACTAGAGATTTTGTTCACTGGAGACACAACTGCGGCGGAAGCATTCTTAATCAACGAAGTATTCTGTCAGCTTCTCACTGTCTATAGTAAGTCGAAAGAAAGTTCTGTGTAAAACTCGCTCGAATTCCATTCAAGTAACTTTTATCcacacaaaatttaaatataaaactaaaggaaaatattccaaacaaaagatttttgcaaaataatttctgaaATCAGTGTCGCCAATAAAATAAGCTATATACAACAAACTATAtcttaaatatatacattttttggaCGTCATTATGTCGTTAGAATTTGGAACTCGATAAATAATTAAGAGCCTAACTAACCATGCAAAATATTAAGTGTTATGGTCAAGACGATTACTAGATATCATGCGCTCGTGAGTGGTCGGAGTGAGTTCGTGTAAATAACTCATACAACATCTGCGGTCAGTGTGTACGTGGTACTAGTGCCGTGGGTGTCAGCAATTTATAGCAGATATTTCTATCAGAAAAATTGGAGAAAACTACAATCATCTGAGATATTTCCTTTAAAGTGACTGCCTAGAAAAAGATCGTAAGTGCAACGCCATCCCAATGGTTCTGACTTATAGGATTGATGtgtgtaattattgttaattaaattgctAACTATAACTGTAAGGGTAAaattcgtgaggaaacctacatgcTTGTGCATTTCGAACATATGCACAAGCCGCAAATAGTAATAGGCTTACGTGGCCCTTTCATTGGTATAGGAGGTCTGTACCTATGACAGGACCAGTAGgacactataatatataaagctgatgtTATAATTAATCTTCAAATTTCTATTTTTGCAGCCGGCGCCAACCAAACGTCTACCGAGCTCGTTTGGGATCTAGTTTCGCCAGTAGCGGTGGTGTGATTTTCAATTTTGCTCAGTTCATCATGCATCCTAACTATAACTCCAGAAACCAAGATAATGACATTGCTGTAATGCGAACAGCTTCTAGAATTTCTTACAATAACGTGATACAGCGGGCGTATATCGCTGGACCTAACTACCCTCTCCTGGACAACGAGCGTGTGTGGGCTGCTGGATGGGGCGTGACTTCGGTaagttttttctatatttttaaccCCGAATGAAAAACAGGGGTATAAAGGTGTGTATCTTTATGTCTGTGTGTTGTAGCACCTTATCGAACCATGATGGGATGATGCAGCATCATGTAGTTTGCGGGATATCCAACTCCTCAGAAACTTATAGCAGATATGGGCTGTTTGGGTTcataaaaccattttaattagccaagtagaaaaaatatattttatgttgttttgaATAAATTCCAGGACTGACCATAGAACTTGCCTCATCTTTTGTCTTTGAAGTCAACAACCAAGGCATATATCATAATTTTGAACTTGGCTCTAATTTcacatttatgtttttgataggatatcactattttttgtaggtacataaattattagtaggtacttgtttataataaaataaattaaggtgAAGTGTGATATTCCGCTTGTTATATATTCATGTGAATACCTTAAAGTCCACATAAAGACCCTGCCATCAATTTTGATTGCTGATTCTTACATTACAGGCACTATAAGTAAGTGTTCCGAATAGAATCAATTaattgaacaataattataataaaaagataaaaatgtacCAGTTCCTAATTTATTCCTTTGTATTCATCCAACTACTTATCTGGATGCCAAATTTGAACTTTTTAGGTCATCTGGAATTGGGTTAGAGTTTTTGTCCATAGGTCAATCAGTGACAAAAATGACAGTTTTTGGACGTTAATATCCAAATAACTGTGGGTGTATATATATGAAATTTGGAGCACATATGTATCTCGCAACTCTCAATATATGAGCCAAATTTAACATGTTTATGTGAAATAGTTTTGAGTTATGAAAGAATCAAAAGTGGCTCCAAATGGTTCGGGTAATATTACACACGGTGCTACTCGTCATTCTGTTAGCTTGAACTTGGCTTAACACGTCACCACGTGtctatatattgttattgtgttattgtaattttataatatttacttatatctcAGGTTGATTCACTTCAGCACTCAGAGCAACTTCGCCATGTTCAAGTTTACACAATTAATCAAGAGATATGCAGACAACGTTATGCTGGAAGAAGCCGCCCCATCACAGATAACATGTTGTGCTCCGGTGTGCTGGACGTCGGTGGCCGTGACCAGTGCCAGATGGACTCCGGCGGGCCCCTCTTTCACAACGGTGTTATCGTCGGTGTTTGCTCCTTTGGTTTTGAATGTGCCGACCCTCGGTACCCTGGAGTCAACGCACGCGTTTCTCGCTTCACCACTTGGATAGAAAACCACTcttaaatctaataattttaaatagtaaaatggTCTATaagatattttcaataaacaaagaTTATAATCGCACCATACACattcttttttgttaattttggcCTATACGCAATTTTGAatctaaaccaaaaaaaatgatttcttaaaaGGTAACAGACGATTATGTGCTGCGTGTAACAAAATTGATTTGATTATACTATATTAGCAAAAGAAACGTGAGCAATGAATTCGTTTCCATAAGTATTACATTGCTATacgttacattaaaattttgaaaaattttaataaatcttactaacaatataaaagtttgttgcgtatttgaatatttcgatgtctatgtacctacttattaatTGTTAGAAAAAATGGTAATTGATGAAAT
Encoded proteins:
- the LOC115448664 gene encoding trypsin, alkaline C-like → MRTLIALLALGSVAVAAVPAASNNARIIGGTVTTINQYPVMASLLLTRDFVHWRHNCGGSILNQRSILSASHCLYRRQPNVYRARLGSSFASSGGVIFNFAQFIMHPNYNSRNQDNDIAVMRTASRISYNNVIQRAYIAGPNYPLLDNERVWAAGWGVTSVDSLQHSEQLRHVQVYTINQEICRQRYAGRSRPITDNMLCSGVLDVGGRDQCQMDSGGPLFHNGVIVGVCSFGFECADPRYPGVNARVSRFTTWIENHS